One window from the genome of Bacteroidota bacterium encodes:
- a CDS encoding aminotransferase class V-fold PLP-dependent enzyme: MTLDLRPATSSLRALFPHTERMAYLDHASTGPLSRPVMDAVAAHLQQRHATQPNNYLDIAPTLERGRERIAQVLGTDVGRVEYAPNTSYALNVLAHGLDWQPGDRIAVPGCEFPANVFPWRSLEARGVAIDFIPTERGTFTLDAVAATLRPETRLVAVSWVQFLSGFRANLAAL; this comes from the coding sequence ATGACCCTCGACCTGCGACCCGCGACCTCAAGCCTCCGCGCCCTCTTCCCGCACACCGAGCGGATGGCCTACCTCGACCACGCCTCGACCGGCCCGCTCAGCCGGCCCGTCATGGACGCGGTGGCGGCCCACCTCCAGCAGCGCCATGCCACGCAGCCAAACAACTACTTGGACATCGCGCCGACGCTGGAGCGTGGCCGGGAGCGCATCGCGCAGGTACTCGGTACGGACGTCGGGCGCGTCGAGTATGCACCCAATACGTCGTACGCGCTCAACGTGCTCGCGCACGGCCTCGACTGGCAGCCGGGCGACCGCATCGCCGTGCCGGGGTGCGAGTTTCCGGCCAACGTCTTCCCGTGGCGGTCCCTCGAAGCGCGCGGCGTGGCGATTGATTTCATCCCGACGGAGCGCGGCACGTTCACGCTCGACGCGGTCGCCGCGACGCTGCGCCCTGAGACTCGCCTCGTGGCCGTGAGCTGGGTGCAGTTCCTCTCCGGCTTCCGGGCGAACCTCGCCGCGCT